From Triticum urartu cultivar G1812 chromosome 2, Tu2.1, whole genome shotgun sequence, a single genomic window includes:
- the LOC125541775 gene encoding sugar transport protein 7-like produces MAGSMAPLGVKKERAAEYKGHMTFAVAMACIVAAIGGSIFGYDIGISGVNTMDPFLERFFPAVFRRKNLVTLNNYCKYDNQALSAFTSILYLSGQVSTLAAAPVTRNYGRRASIICGGISFLIGAALNAAAADLTTLILGRVMLGVGIGFGNQAVPLYLSEMAPAHLRGGLNMMFQLATTLGIFSANMINYGTQKIKPWGWRLSLGLVAAPALLMTVGGFLLPETPNSLIERGHDEEGRRVLELIRGTTDVDAEFTDMAEASELANTIKHPFRNILERRNRPQLVMAVCMPAFQILTGINSILFYAPVLFQSMGFGASWSLYSSMLTGAVLLFSTLISIATVDRLGRRKLLISGGILMIICQVIVAAILGVEFGSDKHLSRGCSTAVVFVICLFMLAFGWSWGPLGWTVPSEIFPLETRSAGQSITVAVNLFFTFVIAQAFLSLLCVFKYAIFIFFAGWIAVMTAFVYVFLPETKGVPIEEMVLLWSKHRFWKNIMPAMPTMPLEDGWGPGDGRGDSALAGADCNVHK; encoded by the exons ATGGCTGGCAGCATGGCTCCGCTGGGTGTGAAGAAGGAGAGGGCGGCGGAGTACAAGGGCCACATGACGTTCGCCGTCGCCATGGCGTGCATCGTCGCCGCCATCGGGGGTTCCATCTTCGGCTACGACATCGGGATCTCCG GAGTGAACACCATGGACCCGTTCCTCGAGAGGTTCTtcccggcggtgttccggcgaAAGAACTTGGTGACCCTGAATAACTACTGCAAGTACGACAATCAGGCCCTCTCCGCCTTCACCTCCATCCTCTACCTCTCCGGCCAAGTCTCTACGCTTGCAGCCGCACCGGTGACAAGGAACTATGGCCGTCGCGCCAGTATTATCTGCGGCGGCATCAGCTTCCTCATCGGCGCAGCCCTAAACGCCGCGGCTGCGGACCTCACGACGTTGATCCTCGGCCGCGTCATGCTTGGCGTCGGCATCGGTTTCGGCAATCAG GCTGTGCCGCTGTACTTGTCGGAGATGGCGCCGGCGCACCTCCGCGGCGGGCTGAACATGATGTTTCAGCTCGCGACGACGCTTGGCATCTTCTCGGCCAACATGATCAACTACGGCACGCAGAAAATCAAGCCGTGGGGGTGGCGACTCTCGCTCGGCCTCGTGGCAGCACCGGCGCTGTTGATGACGGTGGGCGGGTTCCTCCTCCCGGAGACGCCGAATAGCCTCATCGAGCGCGGGCACGATGAGGAGGGCCGGCGCGTGCTGGAGCTGATCCGTGGCACCACGGACGTCGACGCTGAGTTCACGGACATGGCGGAGGCGAGTGAACTGGCCAACACCATCAAGCATCCGTTCCGGAACATCCTCGAGCGGCGCAACCGGCCGCAGCTGGTGATGGCCGTGTGCATGCCGGCGTTTCAGATCCTGACGGGCATCAACTCTATCCTGTTCTACGCGCCGGTGTTGTTCCAGAGCATGGGCTTCGGCGCCAGCTGGTCCCTCTACTCGTCTATGCTCACCGGCGCCGTACTCTTGTTCTCCACGCTCATTTCAATCGCCACCGTCGACCGCCTCGGTAGGAGGAAGCTCCTCATCAGCGGCGGCATCCTAATGATCATCTGCCAGGTGATCGTGGCGGCGATACTGGGGGTGGAGTTCGGCTCAGACAAGCATCTATCGCGGGGCTGCTCGACCGCGGTGGTCTTCGTGATCTGCCTCTTCATGCTCGCGTTCGGGTGGTCGTGGGGTCCGCTAGGGTGGACGGTACCGAGCGAGATCTTTCCGCTGGAGACGCGCTCGGCGGGGCAGAGCATCACGGTGGCCGTCAACCTCTTCTTCACCTTCGTCATCGCGCAGGCGTTCCTGTCGCTGCTATGCGTCTTCAAGTAcgccatcttcatcttcttcgcCGGCTGGATCGCCGTCATGACCGCCTTCGTCTATGTCTTCCTGCCGGAGACCAAGGGCGTGCCGATTGAGGAGATGGTGCTGCTCTGGAGCAAGCATAGATTCTGGAAGAACATCATGCCGGCAATGCCGACGATGCCGCTCGAGGACGGCTGGGGACCCGGTGACGGCCGTGGGGATAGTGCTCTTGCAGGAGCTGATTGCAACGTTCACAAGTGA